The DNA window TGAGTACTGAAGCCGAAGTAGCAGCTGCCAGTGCTGTAGAATACATTAAGAACCAATCTAAACCGGAAAACGAAAATAATGAAGTAATTGTTCATATAGAGCCGGGTTCCGGACTTATTTATACCGTTCCTCAAAATTTTAATATAAACACTGATTCAAAACTTCTGAATATATCTTTCAGAGTTAATAATGTATACAAAGACAAAAAGATCAGCGTAAAATGTCAGGATAAAGAAATAGCCCGATTTAAGCGCAGTCATCTTGTACCCAGTGAGATGGAGAAAATATCCGTTCCCACTGATTTGATAGAGTCTAATTTAATAATTTCTGTTGAAGGTGATAGTTTATGATAAAAAATCTTACATGTATTGTATGCCCCGAAGGCTGTGATCTGGAAATAGATTTAGATAATGACTATGCCGTAAAAGGCGCCAAATGCAAAAGAGGCAGTGATTACGGCAGGCAGGAGATGATCAATCCCCAAAGAATGGTTACCAGTACTGTCTATATAGAAGACGGTGTTTACAGCCGGCTTCCTGTAAAAACCAGCACTGCCATTCCGAAAGACCTTATTTATAAATGTATGGAAGAGATTAATAAAGTAAAAGTAAAATCTCCCGTGAAATTAGGGGATGTAATTATTCATAATGTGCTTAATACCGGCGTTGACATTGTGGCATGCCGGGATATGTAAATGAAATATATATAATAAAGCCTTTCGTTAAAACAGTAACAA is part of the Sebaldella sp. S0638 genome and encodes:
- a CDS encoding DUF1667 domain-containing protein; translation: MIKNLTCIVCPEGCDLEIDLDNDYAVKGAKCKRGSDYGRQEMINPQRMVTSTVYIEDGVYSRLPVKTSTAIPKDLIYKCMEEINKVKVKSPVKLGDVIIHNVLNTGVDIVACRDM